The genomic region AAGGCGCCAAGCATGGGTTCAGCAACCCTGATGCGGATCGTCTGAGCCATGGCGATCATGGCGGGCCGGACATTGGTTACAACAAGGCTGCCGATGAGAAGTCGTGGGCGGACATGCAGGCGTTTTTCAAGAAGATTTTTGGCTGATCAGATAGACCTCTGTGGCGAGGGGGCTTGCCCCCGTTCGGCTGCGAAGCAGTCGTAAACCCGATCAACGCAGTGTGTCTATCGACATGCGATTGTAGGTTTTGGGGCTGCTTCGCCGCCCAACGGGGGCAAGCCCCCTCGCCACAAAAGCCCTGCTGCCACTACCCAGCCATTGAGCTAATCGGCAAAATGCCCGTCATGAATCCCATCCCCGCCCTGCCCGCCTGCTGCACCCCGCTCGACGCCCATTGGCCGCTGCCGTTTGTGCTGCCCGATACGGTCCTGCTGGGCACCCGCTTCGATACCAAGCAACTGGCCAGCGATGATTTCCAGCGCAGCGCCATTGAGCCGCCCGCGAGCATCCAGCGTTCGGTGGCCAAGCGCCAGGCCGAGTTTCTCGCCGGGCGAGTCTGCGCTCGGGCCGCGTTGCAACAACTGGAAGGGCTGAGCTTCATTCCGGCCATCGGCGACGACCGCGCACCGGTGTGGCCAGCGCATATCACCGGTTCGATCACCCACAGCACTGGCCGGGCCGCAGCGATTGTCGCGAACAAGGCCCATTGGCGCGGTTTGGGGATGGACCTGGAAAACC from Pseudomonas sp. GGS8 harbors:
- a CDS encoding 4'-phosphopantetheinyl transferase; translation: MNPIPALPACCTPLDAHWPLPFVLPDTVLLGTRFDTKQLASDDFQRSAIEPPASIQRSVAKRQAEFLAGRVCARAALQQLEGLSFIPAIGDDRAPVWPAHITGSITHSTGRAAAIVANKAHWRGLGMDLENLLEAERAERLAGEILTRPELQRMATGARDQLAMVVTLTFSVKESLFKALYPIVQKRFYFEHAEVLEWSEGGEVRLRLLTDLSSEWRSGTELDAQFTVMDGQLLSLVSIKA